DNA from Microbacterium sulfonylureivorans:
GGCTCGTGCCGATGGAGCTGCAGGGCCGCATCGCCTCGGTGAACATGGTGGGAGTGTTCGGCGGCCTGGTGATCGGGCAGTTCCTCGGCGGGATCATCGCCCAGACCTGGGGGCTGACGGCGCCGTGGTGGTTCGCCTTCGGCGGGTCGGCCATCACACTCGCGCTGGTGTGGCGGTCGATCTCGCACATCGCCGCGGCGAAGCCGGTCCTCGACGCGGAGTCCGCCGCCGAGATCGACCGCGAGAGCGAACCCGGCGCCGGGGGCATGCCGCTCCCCGACTGAGTCACGCCGGTCTACGGATCGACGAGCTCTTCGAGCCGGGCGCCGAGCTGCGCGAGTCGCGGCGTCCACGGTCCGGCCATCTCACCGTCGTCGCTCCGCCGCAGGGCTTGCGCGAGCGGGACCCACGCGCTCTCGCAGACCTCCTCGGGATCCAGCTCGAGCACCGGGTCGCCGGGCAGGAACGTGACGTAGAAGTCGAAGAGCGCCGTCTCCTCGACCACGCGGCCGACGAACTGCAGATCGGCGCCCTCGACGCGCACACCGGTCTCTTCGGCGAGTTCGCGCACGGCTCCCTCGACGCTCGTCTCACCGGCCAGCGCGCTCCCGGCCGGGAACTCCCACGCAAGCGGCCAGTCCTTCTCCGCGGCGCGGCGCGTGATCAGCACGAGGCCGTCGCCCCGCACGACGCACACCGATGCGACGACGTGGAACCTGCCCGCCGGGAAGTCAGGGTCGCCTCGGCGGTGCGTGACACCGGTCGGCGTGCCCGCGGCATCCGTCACGTCCCACAGCTCGCCGTCCACGCTCAGCCCTCGAACGACCCGTAGACGGCCACGGTGTTCGCGGCGAGCTGCACGCAGAAGGCATCGAGGTCGACGCCGAGCTCGGCGGCCATGAACCGCACCGTCACCGGCACGAGGTACGGCGCGTTGGGACGACCGCGGTGCGGGATGGGCGTGAGGAACGGGGCATCCGTCTCCACCAGGATCCGCTCGAGCGGCGTCACGGCGAGGGCATCCCGGAGGTTCTGGGCGTTCTTGAACGTCACGTTGCCCGCGAACGACAGGTAGTAGCCGCGCTCGGCGGCGATCCGCGCCATCGCGTCGTCGCCCGAGAAGCAGTGGAACACCGTGCGGTCGGGCGCGCCGACCCGGTCGAGCGTGTCGAGCACCGCGTCGTGGGCGTCGCGGTCGTGGATCTGCATGGCGAGTCCGTGCTTCTTCGCCAGGTCGATGTGGGCCTCGAACGAGCGGAACTGCGCCGCGAAGCCGTCCTTCTCCGTGCGGAAGAAGTCCAGGCCCGTCTCGCCGATCGCCCGGACCCGCGGCTGCGCGGCGAGTTCGTCGATCACCGCGATCGCCTCGTCGAGGCGTCCGGCCTCCTCGTACGCCGGCGCCTCGTTGGGGTGGATGGCCACGGCGGCGAGCACACGGGGGTGGGATGCCGCGGCCCACGCCGACCACCGGCTCGACTCGATGTCGCCACCGGCCTGCACCACGCCGATCACCCCGACGTCGACGGCCCGCTCCAGCTGCACGTCGAGGGTCAGCGGCTCGTCGCCGTCCTCGATCTCGAGGTGGGCGTGGTTGTCGTACACCGGCACCGCGAGCGGCTCGGGCGCGGCGGGCCAGCGCACGTCGCCGCGTCCGTCCTGCGAGCGGGTGCGGACGTAGTTGCTCGGATCGGTGTCACTCATTCGCAGCCCTCTTCACGCTTCTTATGACCGCCATCCTCCGTTGCCCACTCCCCGTTATCCATTCCCCGCGGCCCACGCCCCGTGGCCCACTCCCCCGTCACGCGCTCTCGATGCCCGCTCGCCAGCTCGCCCGCTCCGCGCGCCCGGACTCCGTCCTGCCCCTCGCACCCATGTCCCGTTTCGTACCGCTCAAGCGGCCCGAATCCGGGTCGAAGTGGGACACGATGCGGACGAAAGGGGACACGGATGCCGGGGGCCGGTCAGGTCAGGTCAGGTCAGGTCAGGTCAGGTCAGGTCAGGTCAGGTCAGGCGGTCTGCTCGACGCGGGGGAACAGCGGCGCCAGACCGTTCACCGAGGTGCCGGGCCTCAGCACGCCCCAGGCACCCGCCTCGCGGATCGGCTGGTCGAGCAGGCGCCCGAGCGACTCGGCGGCGCCGAGCGCGATCCACAGCCTCTCGGTCGCGATCGGCATGACCGGCGACAGCAGCACGGCGAGCGCACGGAGCCCCTCGGCCGCCGTGTAGAGCACAGTGCCGAGGCGCCCCCGCTGCGCGTCGTCCTTGGCCAGCACCCACGGCTCGTTCTCCGTGATGTACAGGTTCAGCGCGTCGACGATCGTCCAGATCGAGGAGATCGCCTCGTCGATGCGGAAGCGCTCGATCGCCGCGTCGGCGGCGGTCGCGGCATCCGCCACCGTCCGCTGGATGCGCAGGTCGGCCTCGGTGTAGGTGCCCGCGGGGGGCACGATGCCCTCGAAGTAGCGCTCGATCATCGCCGTCGTGCGCGAGGCGAGGTTGCCGAACCCGTTGGCGAGCTCGGCCTGGTAGCGGGCGGACAGGTCCTCCCACGAGAACGAGCCGTCCTGGCCGAAGGCGATCGCCGACAGGAAGTAGAACCGGTAGGCGTCGGAGCCGAAGACGTCGGTGATCTCGGTCGGTGCGATGCCGGTGAGCTTCGACTTCGACATCTTCTCGCCGCCGACGAGCAGCCAGCCGTGCGCGAACACGCCCTTGGGCACGTCGACCCCCGCGGCCATCAGCATCGCGGGCCAGATGACCGCGTGGAAGCGCAGGATGT
Protein-coding regions in this window:
- a CDS encoding NUDIX hydrolase, whose product is MDGELWDVTDAAGTPTGVTHRRGDPDFPAGRFHVVASVCVVRGDGLVLITRRAAEKDWPLAWEFPAGSALAGETSVEGAVRELAEETGVRVEGADLQFVGRVVEETALFDFYVTFLPGDPVLELDPEEVCESAWVPLAQALRRSDDGEMAGPWTPRLAQLGARLEELVDP
- a CDS encoding TatD family hydrolase; translation: MSDTDPSNYVRTRSQDGRGDVRWPAAPEPLAVPVYDNHAHLEIEDGDEPLTLDVQLERAVDVGVIGVVQAGGDIESSRWSAWAAASHPRVLAAVAIHPNEAPAYEEAGRLDEAIAVIDELAAQPRVRAIGETGLDFFRTEKDGFAAQFRSFEAHIDLAKKHGLAMQIHDRDAHDAVLDTLDRVGAPDRTVFHCFSGDDAMARIAAERGYYLSFAGNVTFKNAQNLRDALAVTPLERILVETDAPFLTPIPHRGRPNAPYLVPVTVRFMAAELGVDLDAFCVQLAANTVAVYGSFEG